DNA sequence from the Stomoxys calcitrans unplaced genomic scaffold, idStoCalc2.1 SCAFFOLD_241, whole genome shotgun sequence genome:
gaccgatttggactgacatagtagtcataacaaaacactatgtgaaaatttgagccaaatcggacaaaaattgcaaattcctggggcacaagaagtcaaatcgggagatcggtttatatgggagctatatcaggttatagaacgatttggaccgtacttagcaaagctgttggaagtcatagcaaaacactatgtgcaaaatttcagccaaatcggatgaaaattgcggcttccaggggctcaaaaagtcaaatctggagatcggtttatatgggagctatatccaaatctgaattaaTATGGtccgtttgcaatccccaacgacctacatcacttataagtatctgtgcaaaatttcaagtggctagtctTACGCGTTAGACCGCTATAgtcatttcgacagactgacgcacggaaatggctagatcgactcagaatgtcgagacgatcaagaatatatacacgttacggagtcctagatcaatattcccaggtgttacaaacggaatggctaggttagtataccgccatcctatggtggtagataTGAAAAGACTAAATGACTAACtttttaataggtagtcatttatagacaaccaccacatgACGATCCACTCCAGGcaagtagcactaacatttaaattagagCCATCTGCCGACTGTCtttaattggatttagttgatccaattgaaaatatccagtagatggcgctaaattGGAGAAGCCAGCATTAACAAAGAGacggcagagtggtcaaaattaatCATACAGGAtttagcggctagcttaactccttcgaaagttagcgtacattcgacagacagacggacggacaaacggacagacagacggacggacaggtggacagacagacagatggacgtacggacggacagacatacagatggacgtacggacagacagacggacggacagacggacggacagacggacggacagacggacggacagacggacggacagacggacggacagacggacggacagacggacggacggacagacggacagacggacggacggacagacggacagacggacagacggacagatggacagacggacggatggacggacagacagacggacggacggacggacagacagacagatggacggacagacaaacagacggacagacagacagacaaacggacggacagacggacggacatagctagatcgacctaaaatgtcatgacgatcaaggatatatatactttatggagtctcagacgcatatttcgaggtgttacaaacagaatgacgaaattagccgGTGGTAGGCGTCTCtacagggcgcagttcttatccgatttggctgaaactttgcataaaatgttttggtttgatcaACAACTGAAgtgttgtgccaaatatggtctaaatcggttcataacctgatatagcccccccttAAGCCGacctcggattttgacttcttgagcctctagatggctgacttggtttggctgacattttaaatgaaattgttcgttttgacttccaatactagagggcgcaattttctttcgatttggctgaaattttgcacgaagtgttttgttataacttccaacaactgcgctacgtatggttgaaatcggttcttaacttgatatagctgccatatataacgattttggatcttgacttcttgagccaatagaggacgcaattctcatccgatttggctaaaattttgcgtgaagttgtttgttatgactttcaacaactgtgctaaatatggtttaaatcagtatatagcctgatatagctgccatataaaccgatcttggatcatgacttcttgagcctctagaggtcgcaattattatccgatttgcctgaaattttgtacgacggatcctctcatgaccatcaacacacctgtttattatggtctaaatcggtctatagcctgatacagctcccatataaatcgatttctctattttacttcttcagcccccaaaggtcgcaattcttattcgaattggctgacattttacacaggtctccaagatataactgaattgtggtccgtaccggaccatatcatgacatcgctcaaatagcagagcaaatcttttcttatatcctgttttgcctaagaagagatgccgggaaaagaactcgacagatgggatccatggtggagggtatataagattcggcccggccgaacttagcacgcttttacttgtatgaAATAATATTTCTAGaatcaattttctttttcctaAGGTCAAATATACCTAAcctcctttgaaaatttttcataaatttaccCATAATAGCTATATAGCATTAAaactattttgataaaaattatttttttacttacAATTTCCAGCCATACAAGCGGCAACACCTTATTTCGAAACCTTGTCATGTCTCGACTGAATTTAATGTCATCCACCATTAAATTTACCTGAAAACGCATTATTGCTCTCATGGGAATACCAAGTTGctgtaaaatagaaaaaaattgtcatttgaaTGACTTTCTTCAACTCTTACAAAAGGCCTACATACCGGTtgaagtgcaaaatttgatccATGTTTTTCTTTATTGGGACTCAAACCTTCTATGGGCTCTAACAATGAAGGATCAGCATTTAAAAAATGTGGAAAGGAAATAGCCAAAGGAATATCTGAAATGCAATGATGATTCAAATTCTTAGGGAATGCCCAATACTTTTCAATCACTTCAACTTACTGTAGTAGCAGGGGGTTATGCTGGCCAACCCCTTCTTGAGGCACTTTTTATTGGTGCAAAAGCAGGATGAATTCACATCGGTCCAATTGCTATCGAAGGCTTTATCATCCAATTCAAAGTGATAGGCGTCAATGCCATCAATTTTACCCGTAGTTGTAAAGGTCATGGGCAAAGTGCGACAGAAGGCTTTGCGATAAAAGCGAAAAGTTTGACCCTTTTTTATGCTGCGGGGAAAGAGGGTAACATCATAGGCTCCGCGAATGCCATTGCAATTTGTAATACTGAAAGCAAATGGAGGAGAAAATCaattatatttgaataaaaattttgaaacatttttcatactacttttttttcaaatgactTACTTGGCTCCCCTTTTGGTCCAGAACTTAATTGTCTTGCCACCATTCCACGTATCCAAAGCATAATCTGGCAACTCCGTTTCCTCCCCTGCTGCCTCTTGTTGAGGttcctttttgtttttcgaTGGCAATTTCATTGTCACCATATTCTCACCTTCATTGAATATACGCTCCAATATTCCAAATCGTTCGAAATTAATGAAACTCGGTACAAATCTTGAGGCCAACGACACCAAATGATCTTCATAGCCCCATAGATATTCGTGCACAGACATATGCAACATGGCCTTCGAACCTATTTGACGGGTCAATGCACTCACTCCCAGGGCGGCAATTGTCGATAGGGTTGAGGCGGCCGCAGTGGCTCCCATATATGGTATATTGGGTGCTATAATCATATCCTTCATGGGATCACCTATAGACTTGTCGCTTCTGAACTTGACCTGACGCACGGGCCTGAAGGTCACAGTGTCATTGGCATTGAAGGTTACATTTTGATTTGTCAACATCTCTTGATAGACATATGGACCAACTTCTTCTACCTTCAGCTTTGTATCGATGCCTTGCACAAATGCATCCAGATTGGTAACATTGAACACATAGACGGAGATGAATAATTCCAAGGGTGGTGCTCTCCACAGATGGTACAGTAGTGTACCAGGTTTAAGGGTTAATTGCTGTTATGGAAAGGATggaaaagaaaagagaaattttaaattttttgtacatatattaaaaaaatatttgggcaaAGAAATTGACAAGCTTGACAGCATTAAAATGTTCTCTGCACAAAGCATAAAAGAAATGCAtttgaaatttcgttttttatcTCCACCAGCATggggtggggggtatactaatctagtcattccgttaatatcacctcgaaatattgatctgcgaccccataaagtatacatatatattcttgatcttcgatCTAAAGCCtcacctagaggctcaagaagtcttgatcccagatcagtttatatggcagctatattaggttatgaaccgacttgaaccctatttggcacagttgttgaaagtcataataaaatgcgtcgtgcaaaatttcagccaaatcggataggaattgtgtccactagaagctcaagaagtcaagtcccaagatcggtttatatggcagctatatcagattatagaccgatttgaaccatacttggtacagttgttggatattatagcgaaacacgtcgtccaaaatttcattccaatcggataagagttgcgccctctagagactcaagaagtcaagtccccagatcgatttatatcgcagctatatcaggttagagaccgatttcaaccatacttggcacagttgttggatatcataacaaaacacctcgtgcaaatttccattccaatcggataagaattgtgtcctctagcggctcaagaagtcaagaaccaggatcggtttatatggcagctatatcaaaacatggaccgatatggcccatttacaatcccaaccgacctaccctaataagaagtatttatgcaaaatttcaagcggctagctttactcctttgaaagttagcgtgcattcgacagagagacgtacggacggacatggctagatcgacataaaatgtcgcgacgatcaagaatatatatactttatggggtcttagatgaataattcgagtagttacaaacagaatgacgaaattagtataaccccatcctatggtggagggtataaaaatgcactgCCTccaatttctagaaaattttctgctgggtaactgccatatggacggatcttccaatttattgtttttaagcCCATAACTGCTGCACATTAACATTaggcattaggaagggaaataACAAAccccaatttttcaaaattggggTTTGTTATCAACACATCCAAAGAAACTTGCCCTCATTTGCGCACTTGTGCCAAttaaatgagagaaagagaaactcaATCAAAGAGgacgtgcaaaaaaaaaagaggaagTTTGCTCagaatgtaaacacagaactgacattgtaataccgtcaaactggccggctcttttcagctgttcgcgtgagaccaccttcatTAATAAAACCGATCGAAAATCCGCTTTTAaaggaaaatatgtccggtttcaATTGCATCCAACTCTTACTATATATGGCTATAATTTGCATCATGgctttataagtcctaaagttttcctaatttattggagataaaataagaaaaggtgatAGAACTAGAAATCAGAAATACGAAGAGATTTCCTCCTTATTTCTCAGGCCCGAGGCAACACCCCCCCCCTTGCTTCGTCCCTAG
Encoded proteins:
- the LOC106082134 gene encoding scavenger receptor class B member 1 (The sequence of the model RefSeq protein was modified relative to this genomic sequence to represent the inferred CDS: added 37 bases not found in genome assembly), translating into MKLFASTSPRTANALKFAALGMTLTSLAVVILVLDPLKMIVDWQLTLKPGTLLYHLWRAPPLELFISVYVFNVTNLDAFVQGIDTKLKVEEVGPYVYQEMLTNQNVTFNANDTVTFRPVRQVKFRSDKSIGDPMKDMIIAPNIPYMGATAAASTLSTIAALGVSALTRQIGSKAMLHMSVHEYLWGYEDHLVSLASRFVPSFINFERFGILERIFNEGENMVTMKLPSKNKKEPQQEAAGEETELPDYALDTWNGGKTIKFWTKRGANITNCNGIRGAYDVTLFPRSIKKGQTFRFYRKAFCRTLPMTFTTTGKIDGIDAYHFELDDKAFDSNWTDVNSSCFCTNKKCLKKGLASITPCYYNIPLAISFPHFLNADPSLLEPIEGLSPNKEKHGSNFALQPQLGIPMRAIMRFQVNLMVDDIKFSRDMTRFRNKVLPLVWLEIAVHDLTPGLKFLTKSIFNICPYLQYFAIVAFFVGGLALVATSMVRIFRIPTSTLTSTAAKVATTLIPVGSNNGSCNKMLALAEETKKKARQLQKAHVNFSPLLPLTQIPLDPTRGEEQEQLLEMEPELGEQQELLDMEMEMELELAKRLRRTSTTFTLPEFMRQ